Proteins found in one Ferrovibrio sp. MS7 genomic segment:
- the rpoZ gene encoding DNA-directed RNA polymerase subunit omega, with product MARVTVEDCVIKVPNRFELVMLAAQRARAVSAGAPLTVDRDNDKNPVVALREIADETVDIETLRQRMIGGMQKHVEVDEPEEDNMAALMESAEWSGVQQADDLAEGMGIEEDGADEPDLGDAVEE from the coding sequence ATGGCCCGCGTTACCGTTGAAGATTGCGTCATCAAGGTTCCGAACCGCTTCGAGCTGGTGATGCTCGCCGCCCAGCGTGCCCGTGCCGTGTCGGCTGGCGCGCCGCTGACCGTGGACCGCGACAACGACAAGAACCCGGTGGTGGCCCTGCGCGAAATCGCTGATGAAACCGTGGATATCGAAACCCTGCGCCAGCGCATGATCGGCGGCATGCAGAAGCATGTCGAGGTCGATGAGCCGGAAGAGGACAACATGGCCGCCCTGATGGAATCGGCCGAGTGGTCCGGTGTTCAGCAGGCAGACGACCTGGCCGAGGGCATGGGCATCGAGGAAGACGGCGCCGACGAGCCCGACCTTGGGGATGCCGTCGAGGAGTAA
- the acpS gene encoding holo-ACP synthase, whose product MTILGIGSDLIDIRRIDKTIARFGDRFLNRVFTATEKARSERRPLTRIASYAKRFAAKEACSKALGTGFRKGVFWRDMGVVNLPGGKPTMQLSGGALARLQSLLPPGHVAQIDITITDEPPLAQALVIISAVPAPPIQPNT is encoded by the coding sequence ATGACCATTCTTGGCATCGGCTCCGACCTGATCGACATCAGGCGGATCGACAAGACCATCGCCCGCTTCGGCGACCGCTTCCTCAACCGCGTGTTCACCGCCACCGAGAAGGCGCGCTCGGAACGCCGGCCGCTCACCCGCATCGCTTCTTATGCCAAGCGTTTCGCCGCCAAGGAGGCCTGTTCCAAGGCGCTTGGTACCGGTTTTCGTAAGGGCGTGTTCTGGCGCGACATGGGGGTGGTGAACCTGCCCGGCGGCAAGCCGACCATGCAGCTCAGCGGCGGCGCCCTGGCGCGGCTGCAAAGCCTGCTGCCGCCCGGCCATGTGGCGCAGATCGATATAACCATCACCGACGAGCCGCCGCTGGCCCAGGCGCTGGTCATCATCTCGGCCGTGCCGGCGCCCCCGATTCAGCCAAATACCTGA
- the folK gene encoding 2-amino-4-hydroxy-6-hydroxymethyldihydropteridine diphosphokinase has protein sequence MPENPSNDLVFIALGANLPAEGQADIRATIIAGMNDLSAGDSHVVARSSLWRSPAWPPPRTGETKQPDYLNAVVALRTALDADALLRRLHEIEAAFGRRRAGRWDARPLDLDILDYRGLVQPMEGPGRAVLPHPRMSRRLFVLLPLQEVAPDWRHPVSGAALPALIAAAEPIEINRLEEGR, from the coding sequence ATGCCGGAAAATCCCTCGAATGATCTAGTTTTCATAGCACTTGGCGCAAATCTGCCCGCTGAGGGTCAGGCGGATATTCGCGCCACAATCATCGCGGGCATGAATGACTTGAGTGCAGGCGATTCTCATGTTGTCGCGCGCTCCAGCTTGTGGCGTTCTCCAGCCTGGCCGCCACCCCGCACGGGCGAAACGAAACAGCCCGATTACCTAAACGCAGTGGTAGCGCTGCGCACGGCGCTCGATGCCGATGCCTTGCTGCGGCGGTTGCATGAGATCGAGGCGGCGTTTGGCCGTCGCCGTGCCGGCCGTTGGGATGCGCGGCCGCTGGATCTCGACATACTTGATTACCGCGGCCTGGTGCAGCCAATGGAGGGGCCGGGGCGGGCGGTGCTGCCGCATCCGCGCATGAGCCGCCGGCTGTTCGTGCTGCTGCCGCTGCAGGAAGTTGCCCCAGACTGGCGCCACCCGGTCAGCGGGGCTGCCTTGCCGGCCCTTATCGCCGCGGCAGAGCCTATTGAAATCAATAGGTTGGAGGAGGGGCGCTGA
- a CDS encoding RelA/SpoT family protein, whose translation MARARILRQVELVEKVLAYDPGANEDLLNRAYVFSMKAHGAQMRASGDPYFSHPVEVAGILAGMKLDDKTIATGLLHDTLEDTVATPVEIEKNFGGDVLRLVDGVTKLSRIEQQSDRTRQAENFRKLLLAMSNDIRVLLVKLADRLHNMRTLHYIKTPEKRKRIAKETMEIYVPLADRIGMQELKEELEDLAFAELNTDARASIITRLEQLRSEGGSLTQRISDKIKRTLAEQGLDAWVSGREKRPFSIWEKMQRKNIPFEQLSDIMAFRIVVRDITACYQALGIIHGTWPSVPGRFKDYLSTPKQNGYRSLHTTVIGPENKRIEIQIRTQDMHEVSELGVAAHWQYKQDGNGGGTAPDAEAKQYRWLRELLEILEQASDPEEFLEHTKLNMFQDQVFCFTPKGDLIALPRDATVVDFAYAVHSGVGDTAVGAKVNGRVVPLRTVLRNGDQVEILRSKVPAPHPNWLNFVKSGRAKSCINRFIRQQQRGQYVELGKAILKKTFHEREQQLTDKGLEAAVKVLKLRGVDDVYVGVGDGSITARQVLHIVYPGEKENDREADKLPPLPRQQHKAPEAKHNGIPIRGLIPGMAMHIAGCCHPLPGDRIVGIVTTGKGVTIHTIDCEALGQFSDQPERWLDLAWDAPGDGDKSGQVHLGRVILLVANEPGSLSALSTVIAKHKGNITNLKITNRTQELFEMYVDVEVRDVKHLSNIIAALRATPNISSVERARG comes from the coding sequence ATGGCGCGCGCTCGGATTCTGCGGCAGGTTGAATTGGTGGAGAAGGTTCTGGCGTACGATCCCGGCGCCAACGAGGACCTGTTGAACCGCGCCTACGTGTTTTCCATGAAGGCGCATGGCGCCCAGATGCGCGCCTCCGGCGACCCGTATTTCTCCCATCCCGTGGAAGTGGCCGGCATCCTCGCCGGCATGAAACTCGACGACAAGACCATTGCCACCGGCCTGCTGCATGACACGCTGGAAGACACCGTGGCGACGCCGGTCGAGATCGAGAAGAATTTCGGCGGCGATGTGCTGCGCCTGGTCGACGGCGTCACCAAGCTGTCGCGTATCGAGCAGCAATCCGACCGCACGCGGCAGGCGGAGAATTTCCGCAAGCTGCTGCTGGCGATGTCGAACGACATCCGTGTGCTGCTGGTGAAGCTGGCTGACCGGCTGCACAACATGCGCACGCTGCATTACATCAAGACGCCGGAAAAGCGCAAACGCATCGCCAAGGAGACGATGGAGATCTACGTTCCGCTTGCCGACCGCATCGGCATGCAGGAACTGAAGGAGGAACTGGAAGACCTGGCCTTCGCCGAACTCAATACCGATGCGCGTGCCTCGATCATCACGCGCCTGGAACAGTTGCGCAGCGAAGGCGGCAGCCTGACCCAGCGCATTTCCGACAAGATCAAGCGCACCCTGGCGGAACAGGGGCTGGATGCCTGGGTCTCGGGCCGCGAGAAGCGCCCATTCTCGATCTGGGAGAAGATGCAGCGCAAGAACATCCCGTTCGAGCAGCTTTCCGATATCATGGCCTTCCGCATCGTGGTGCGCGATATCACCGCCTGCTATCAGGCACTGGGCATCATTCACGGCACCTGGCCCTCGGTGCCCGGCCGCTTCAAGGATTATCTCTCGACGCCGAAGCAGAACGGCTATCGTTCGCTGCATACCACGGTGATCGGGCCTGAGAACAAGCGCATCGAAATCCAGATCCGCACCCAGGACATGCATGAAGTGTCCGAACTCGGTGTCGCGGCGCATTGGCAATACAAGCAGGATGGCAATGGCGGCGGCACCGCGCCGGATGCCGAGGCGAAGCAATATCGCTGGCTGCGCGAATTGCTTGAAATCCTGGAGCAGGCATCCGATCCGGAAGAATTCCTCGAGCATACCAAGCTCAACATGTTCCAGGATCAGGTGTTCTGCTTCACGCCGAAGGGCGACCTGATTGCCCTGCCGCGCGATGCCACGGTGGTTGATTTTGCCTATGCGGTGCATTCCGGGGTCGGCGATACGGCGGTGGGCGCCAAGGTGAACGGCCGCGTGGTGCCGCTGCGCACCGTGCTGCGCAATGGCGACCAGGTGGAAATCCTGCGCTCCAAGGTGCCGGCGCCGCATCCGAACTGGCTCAACTTCGTCAAGTCGGGTCGTGCCAAGTCGTGCATCAACCGTTTCATCCGCCAGCAGCAGCGCGGCCAGTATGTCGAGCTCGGCAAGGCAATCCTGAAGAAGACCTTCCATGAGCGCGAGCAGCAGCTCACCGATAAGGGTCTGGAAGCAGCGGTGAAGGTGCTGAAGCTGCGCGGTGTCGACGACGTATATGTCGGCGTTGGCGATGGCTCGATCACTGCACGCCAGGTGCTGCATATCGTCTATCCCGGCGAGAAGGAAAACGACCGCGAGGCCGACAAGCTGCCGCCGCTGCCGCGCCAGCAGCACAAGGCGCCGGAGGCGAAGCATAACGGCATCCCGATCCGCGGGCTGATCCCCGGCATGGCGATGCATATTGCCGGCTGCTGCCATCCGTTGCCGGGAGACCGTATCGTCGGCATCGTCACCACCGGCAAGGGCGTCACCATCCACACCATCGACTGCGAGGCGCTGGGCCAGTTCTCCGACCAGCCGGAACGCTGGCTCGATCTCGCCTGGGACGCCCCGGGCGACGGCGACAAGAGCGGCCAGGTGCATTTGGGCCGCGTCATCCTGCTGGTGGCCAACGAGCCGGGTTCGCTCTCGGCGCTTAGCACGGTGATCGCCAAGCACAAGGGCAATATCACCAACCTGAAGATCACCAACCGGACCCAGGAATTGTTCGAGATGTATGTCGATGTCGAAGTGCGCGACGTGAAACACCTCTCGAACATCATCGCCGCGCTGCGGGCCACCCCGAATATCAGTAGTGTCGAGCGCGCCAGGGGGTAA
- a CDS encoding ATP12 family chaperone protein, whose translation MKRFYKTATAEQREDGAVVLLDGRVLKTPAKLDMTLPNLALAEAIAEEWAAQGESIQPQTMPLMKLAATAIDRTAVDAAPATADIVRYSGSDLLCYRADMQVELAARQDEVWQPLLDWFQRRYDLTMHTTKGIVAVAQPPELAERLRRLCAGLDPLRLTALHTATTVCGSAVIGLALLEAHLDAEAAYEAAFLDELHQAQLWGEDEEAAERRADLKAEIASLERFLKLL comes from the coding sequence ATGAAGCGTTTCTATAAGACCGCCACCGCCGAACAGCGCGAGGATGGTGCCGTGGTGCTGCTGGATGGCCGTGTGCTGAAAACGCCGGCGAAGCTGGACATGACGCTGCCCAACCTGGCGCTGGCCGAGGCTATTGCTGAGGAATGGGCGGCACAGGGCGAGAGCATCCAGCCGCAGACCATGCCGCTGATGAAGCTGGCGGCCACGGCGATCGACCGCACGGCCGTCGATGCGGCGCCTGCCACCGCCGATATCGTGCGCTATAGCGGCTCGGACCTGCTGTGCTACCGCGCTGACATGCAGGTGGAACTGGCGGCACGCCAGGACGAGGTCTGGCAGCCCTTGCTGGACTGGTTCCAGCGCCGCTACGACCTCACCATGCACACCACCAAGGGCATCGTGGCGGTGGCGCAGCCGCCGGAACTGGCCGAGCGCCTGCGCCGGCTGTGCGCTGGCCTCGATCCGCTGCGGCTGACGGCATTGCATACCGCCACCACGGTTTGCGGCTCGGCGGTGATCGGCCTTGCCCTGCTGGAAGCGCATCTCGATGCCGAGGCCGCCTATGAGGCCGCCTTCCTGGACGAACTGCACCAGGCGCAGCTTTGGGGCGAGGATGAGGAAGCCGCCGAGCGTCGTGCCGACCTCAAGGCCGAGATTGCATCCTTGGAGCGGTTCCTGAAGCTGCTTTAG
- the corA gene encoding magnesium/cobalt transporter CorA, with protein sequence MLINCVAYQNGHKLAEPGIGEISDYVSRKDAFVWVALKDADIAELKTMQEEFGLHELAVEDAQHGHQRPKVEEYGDSLFAVIQLVEIVDGELQVGEVDIFVGKNYVLSVRNRSQQNFLGVRARAEREQHLLKLGSGFVFYALIDAVVDRYFPIVDALETELEEIEEQIFSQGSARSNIERLYALKRKVQVLKHAVAPLMDAVGKLTGGGRVPLACTDMQVYFRDVYDHLIRINQLTDVIRETINTAMQVNLSMVTIEEGEVNKRLAAWAGIFAVATAFAGIWGMNFEVMPELKWEYGYPTALLVIAGAAGFLYWRFRKSGWL encoded by the coding sequence ATGCTGATCAATTGCGTTGCCTACCAGAACGGCCACAAGCTCGCCGAACCCGGAATCGGCGAAATCAGCGACTATGTCAGCCGCAAGGACGCCTTCGTCTGGGTGGCGCTGAAGGATGCCGATATCGCCGAACTGAAAACGATGCAGGAAGAATTCGGCCTGCATGAACTGGCGGTGGAAGACGCACAGCACGGCCACCAGCGGCCCAAGGTGGAGGAATACGGCGACTCGCTGTTCGCCGTGATCCAGCTTGTCGAGATCGTCGACGGTGAATTGCAGGTCGGTGAAGTCGATATCTTCGTCGGCAAAAACTATGTGCTGTCGGTGCGCAACCGCAGCCAGCAGAATTTCCTCGGCGTGCGCGCCCGCGCCGAACGCGAGCAGCATCTGCTCAAACTCGGCTCCGGCTTCGTCTTCTATGCCCTGATCGACGCCGTGGTGGACCGCTACTTCCCTATCGTCGATGCGCTGGAAACTGAACTCGAGGAGATCGAGGAGCAGATTTTCAGCCAGGGTTCGGCGCGCTCCAATATCGAGCGGCTCTATGCGCTCAAGCGCAAGGTGCAGGTGCTGAAGCATGCCGTTGCGCCGCTGATGGATGCCGTTGGCAAACTCACCGGCGGCGGTCGCGTGCCGTTGGCCTGTACCGACATGCAGGTCTATTTCCGCGACGTTTATGATCACCTGATCCGCATCAACCAGCTCACCGATGTCATCCGCGAGACCATCAACACCGCGATGCAGGTGAACCTGTCCATGGTCACCATCGAGGAAGGCGAAGTGAACAAGCGGCTGGCCGCCTGGGCCGGCATCTTCGCCGTCGCCACCGCCTTCGCCGGCATCTGGGGCATGAATTTCGAAGTCATGCCCGAACTGAAGTGGGAATACGGCTACCCGACAGCCTTGCTGGTAATCGCCGGCGCCGCCGGCTTCCTCTACTGGCGCTTCCGCAAGTCCGGCTGGCTCTAA
- the pyrE gene encoding orotate phosphoribosyltransferase, translated as MTRDEVLQHYRESGALLEGHFLLTSGLHSPVYMQSAKVLSHPARAEAMCRALADKIRAKLGPKPVDIVCSPAMGGVVVGYELARQLGVPAIFTERVDGKFALRRGFEIAPGARVLMAEDVVTTGKSSRECIDCIAEHGGVTVAASCIVDRSDGEVQLGVPMFALCGFKVPAYRDDELPPELAKLPAVKPGSRGLK; from the coding sequence ATGACGCGTGACGAAGTTTTGCAGCATTACCGCGAATCCGGCGCCTTGCTGGAGGGGCATTTCCTGCTCACCTCCGGCCTGCACAGCCCGGTCTACATGCAGTCGGCCAAGGTGCTGTCGCATCCGGCCCGGGCCGAGGCGATGTGCCGCGCGCTGGCCGACAAAATCCGCGCCAAGCTGGGGCCGAAGCCGGTGGATATCGTCTGCTCGCCGGCCATGGGCGGCGTGGTGGTGGGCTATGAACTGGCCCGTCAGCTTGGCGTGCCGGCGATCTTCACCGAGCGCGTGGATGGCAAGTTCGCGCTGCGGCGCGGCTTCGAAATCGCCCCCGGCGCCCGCGTGCTGATGGCTGAGGACGTAGTCACCACCGGCAAATCCAGCCGTGAATGCATCGACTGCATCGCCGAGCATGGCGGCGTGACGGTGGCGGCATCCTGCATCGTCGATCGCTCGGATGGCGAGGTGCAGCTTGGCGTGCCGATGTTCGCGCTGTGCGGCTTTAAGGTGCCGGCCTATCGCGACGACGAATTGCCGCCGGAGCTGGCGAAGCTGCCGGCGGTGAAGCCCGGCTCGCGCGGCCTGAAGTAG
- a CDS encoding pyridoxine 5'-phosphate synthase — MSKLRLGVNIDHVATIRNARGGKHPDPVRAAIMAAAAGADGITAHLREDRRHISDGDIDRLMAEIKLPLNLEMAATAEMLGIALRHKPHACCIVPERREERTTEGGLDAAAQHNHLAPIITRLVDAGIRVSLFIEPSRVQLAVAKALGAPVVELHTGRYCELEGAARETELNRIRAAADYAAELGLECHAGHGLSFDNVGAIAAIPTVVELNIGHFLIGEAIFGGLDGTIRRMRALMDAARGDRSLSA; from the coding sequence ATGAGCAAGCTGCGGCTGGGCGTCAATATCGACCACGTTGCCACCATCCGCAACGCGCGCGGCGGCAAGCATCCCGATCCGGTGCGCGCCGCGATCATGGCGGCGGCTGCCGGCGCCGATGGCATCACGGCGCATCTGCGCGAAGACCGCCGCCATATCTCGGATGGCGATATCGACCGGCTGATGGCCGAGATCAAGCTGCCGCTGAACCTGGAAATGGCCGCCACCGCCGAGATGCTGGGCATCGCGCTGCGCCACAAGCCGCATGCCTGCTGCATCGTGCCGGAACGCCGCGAGGAACGCACCACCGAGGGCGGCCTGGATGCGGCCGCGCAGCATAATCACCTGGCACCGATCATCACTCGGCTGGTGGATGCCGGCATCCGTGTGTCGTTGTTCATCGAGCCGTCGCGGGTGCAGCTTGCCGTTGCCAAGGCGCTTGGCGCACCGGTGGTGGAATTGCATACCGGCCGTTATTGCGAGCTGGAAGGCGCGGCGCGCGAGACCGAGCTGAACCGCATCCGTGCGGCCGCCGACTATGCCGCTGAACTCGGCCTGGAATGCCATGCCGGCCATGGCCTGAGCTTCGACAATGTGGGCGCCATCGCCGCGATCCCTACCGTTGTCGAACTCAATATCGGCCATTTCCTGATCGGCGAGGCGATCTTCGGCGGCCTGGATGGCACTATCCGCCGCATGCGTGCATTGATGGATGCGGCGCGCGGCGACCGCAGCCTCAGCGCCTGA
- a CDS encoding AsmA family protein, with translation MRYVKWIVLALVLLIGGLVAVALSIDVNRFKPQILAQAQSAVGRKVDVASDLKLAIFPKPAVTVKGVTLANPSWASRPNMLTVGEFSAELDLFALLGRQLKIDRLVLADVDLLLEKDRQGRANWEFGEPAKQAAQTQAPVQAEADGVTLTMPTISDLLLKNIKLTYRDAQAGASNDVLLSELSLKSNSAGMLAAKLAAKVDGNDITADGTFGTLAEMMAPTKPWPVKLNLAIPNAGLKATVDGSVKDPVGGKGYALKFTAEAPDIAKLAALAKQTAPSFGPLSAAGTLRDDAGEPGVFDLKAGLGSDDIGRVSVTGSVRQLMQQKGLALEIDFATPNAKAFAAKFGAEVAQAVPVKLKAQVKDTGPKRYALSNISADIAGSDLAGNGEIALVGAKPAVKFDLASKSLDLMPLLGDGKGGTAGGAGGAGGKAAPKQSDRVFSDEPLPLDGLNAADADLRFKADKFRAPMLAAQNVTVALTLKDGVLNVKPFGLGVSGGSIGGELGLNGKSKALTVKLDGKNFGLSDYLKSEKITDIISRDARTDLTADLTSQGGSVRALMAGLNGKVLIKVGEGELRDQYLDFLGADILRTLGRIGQATAKTKLECVVTALEIKGGVATPKPLFVETGRITIAGEGAINLGTEQLDLKIVPSSREAALASLAVPIKIGGTLANPSGYPDPVATAKGVVGALAGAALLGPAAILSPLMSSGSSETGQQACAKAVALAEGKPVPGGTARPAQQGQGQQGAQQQQAPAQNNNPVENLGRSLNNLFRR, from the coding sequence ATGCGTTACGTGAAATGGATCGTTCTTGCCCTGGTGCTGCTGATTGGTGGCCTCGTCGCCGTGGCCTTGAGCATCGACGTCAACCGCTTCAAGCCGCAGATTCTGGCGCAGGCGCAGAGCGCCGTGGGTCGCAAGGTGGATGTGGCCAGCGACCTGAAACTGGCGATTTTCCCGAAGCCGGCGGTGACGGTGAAGGGCGTGACGCTGGCTAATCCTTCCTGGGCCTCGCGGCCCAACATGCTCACTGTCGGTGAATTCTCCGCCGAACTGGACCTCTTCGCGCTGCTTGGCCGGCAGCTCAAGATCGACCGCCTGGTGCTGGCCGATGTTGACCTGCTGCTGGAGAAGGACCGCCAGGGCCGCGCCAACTGGGAATTCGGCGAACCGGCGAAGCAGGCCGCCCAGACTCAGGCACCGGTGCAGGCCGAAGCCGATGGCGTGACCCTGACCATGCCGACGATTTCCGATCTGCTGCTGAAGAATATCAAGCTGACCTACCGCGATGCCCAGGCCGGGGCGTCGAATGACGTGCTGCTGAGTGAACTCTCGCTGAAATCGAATTCGGCCGGCATGCTCGCCGCCAAGCTCGCCGCCAAGGTGGACGGCAACGACATCACTGCCGACGGCACTTTCGGCACGCTCGCCGAGATGATGGCACCGACCAAGCCCTGGCCGGTGAAGCTGAACCTCGCGATTCCAAATGCCGGCCTCAAGGCCACGGTGGATGGCAGCGTGAAGGATCCCGTCGGTGGCAAGGGCTATGCGCTGAAATTCACCGCCGAGGCGCCGGATATCGCCAAGCTGGCGGCGCTGGCGAAGCAGACCGCACCGAGCTTCGGCCCGCTGAGCGCGGCAGGGACGTTGCGCGACGATGCCGGCGAGCCGGGTGTATTCGACCTCAAGGCCGGCCTGGGCAGCGACGATATCGGTCGTGTTTCCGTGACCGGCAGCGTACGGCAATTGATGCAGCAGAAGGGCCTGGCGCTGGAGATCGATTTCGCCACGCCGAATGCCAAGGCCTTCGCCGCCAAGTTCGGCGCCGAAGTGGCGCAGGCGGTGCCGGTGAAGCTGAAGGCGCAGGTGAAGGATACCGGGCCGAAGCGCTATGCCTTGAGCAATATCAGCGCCGATATCGCCGGCAGCGATCTGGCCGGCAATGGCGAGATTGCGCTCGTGGGGGCGAAGCCGGCGGTGAAATTCGACCTGGCCTCGAAGTCGCTCGACCTGATGCCGCTGCTCGGCGATGGCAAGGGCGGCACGGCCGGCGGTGCCGGTGGGGCTGGCGGCAAGGCGGCGCCGAAGCAGAGCGACCGGGTGTTCAGCGATGAACCGCTGCCGCTCGATGGCCTCAATGCAGCCGACGCCGATCTGCGCTTCAAGGCCGATAAGTTCCGCGCCCCGATGCTCGCGGCGCAGAATGTGACTGTCGCGCTGACGCTCAAGGATGGCGTGCTGAATGTGAAGCCCTTCGGGCTTGGCGTTTCCGGTGGCAGCATCGGCGGCGAGCTTGGCCTGAACGGCAAGAGCAAGGCGCTGACGGTGAAGCTGGATGGCAAGAATTTCGGTCTGAGCGACTATCTCAAAAGTGAGAAGATCACCGACATCATCAGCCGCGACGCCCGCACCGATCTGACCGCTGACCTCACCAGCCAGGGCGGCAGCGTGCGTGCGCTGATGGCCGGCCTGAACGGCAAGGTGCTGATCAAGGTGGGCGAGGGCGAGTTGCGCGACCAGTATCTCGATTTCCTCGGCGCCGATATCCTGCGCACGCTTGGCCGTATCGGTCAGGCCACCGCCAAGACCAAGCTGGAATGCGTTGTGACGGCGCTGGAAATCAAGGGCGGCGTGGCAACGCCGAAACCGCTCTTTGTCGAAACCGGCCGCATCACCATTGCCGGCGAAGGCGCGATCAACCTCGGCACCGAGCAGCTTGATCTCAAGATCGTGCCGTCTTCGCGCGAGGCGGCGCTGGCCAGCCTGGCGGTGCCGATCAAGATCGGCGGCACGCTGGCTAATCCCAGCGGCTATCCCGATCCGGTGGCGACCGCCAAGGGCGTGGTCGGCGCTTTGGCTGGCGCGGCCCTGCTCGGTCCGGCGGCGATCCTCTCGCCGCTGATGAGCAGCGGCAGCAGCGAGACCGGCCAGCAGGCCTGCGCCAAGGCAGTGGCATTGGCGGAAGGCAAGCCGGTGCCGGGCGGCACGGCGCGTCCGGCTCAGCAGGGCCAAGGACAGCAGGGGGCGCAGCAGCAACAGGCGCCGGCGCAGAACAACAATCCGGTCGAGAATCTCGGCCGCAGCCTCAACAACCTGTTCCGCCGCTAA
- a CDS encoding LabA-like NYN domain-containing protein, with product MKFYPQERVALFIDGANLYSAARSLGFEIDYRRLLEHFRKEAHLMRAFYYTALVEDADYSPLRPLIDWLDYNGYTMVTKPAKEYTDATGRRRFKSNMDIELAIDMMDLTPHLDHAVLFSGDGDFRRLVEAVQRRGVRVSVVATTKSQPPMVADELRRQADTFVELQDLMPKIMREGGGRDQVHAQRTAGLNATLRVGNTTPAGAYDDDDEIDTANPRGYGR from the coding sequence ATGAAATTTTATCCGCAGGAGCGCGTGGCGCTCTTTATTGATGGCGCCAACCTCTATTCTGCCGCCCGCAGCCTCGGTTTCGAGATCGATTACCGTCGCCTGCTCGAGCATTTCCGCAAGGAAGCGCATCTGATGCGCGCCTTCTACTACACCGCGCTGGTGGAAGACGCCGATTACTCGCCGCTGCGCCCGCTGATCGACTGGCTCGACTATAACGGCTACACCATGGTGACCAAGCCGGCGAAGGAATATACCGACGCCACCGGCCGCCGCCGCTTCAAGAGCAACATGGATATCGAACTGGCCATCGACATGATGGACCTGACGCCGCATCTCGATCATGCCGTGCTGTTCTCCGGCGATGGCGATTTCCGCCGTCTGGTGGAAGCCGTGCAGCGCCGCGGCGTCCGTGTCTCGGTGGTTGCCACCACCAAGAGCCAGCCGCCGATGGTGGCCGATGAACTGCGCCGCCAGGCCGACACCTTCGTTGAACTGCAGGACCTGATGCCGAAGATCATGCGCGAGGGCGGTGGGCGCGACCAGGTACATGCCCAGCGCACCGCCGGCCTCAATGCCACGCTCCGCGTCGGCAATACCACGCCGGCCGGCGCCTATGACGATGACGATGAGATCGACACCGCGAATCCGCGCGGCTACGGCCGCTAA
- a CDS encoding uracil-DNA glycosylase, which yields MTLEAAPVPGRDCGLCPRLAQFRTDNRAAYPAFFNAPVPAWGDPEPQLLVVGLAPGLKGANRTGRPFTGDYAGDLLYSTLKKYGFSEGEFRADPNDGLVLRRARISNAVKCVPPENKPTPAETKICRSHFLAPEIAAMSKLRAILALGQIAHVAVLDTLKMKRAAAPFGHNTAYLMPNGATLFSSYHCSRYNTNTGRLTEAMFHAVFDRIAAHLG from the coding sequence GTGACCCTAGAGGCCGCGCCGGTCCCTGGCCGCGATTGCGGCCTCTGCCCAAGGCTGGCGCAGTTCCGCACCGACAACCGCGCCGCCTACCCGGCTTTCTTCAATGCACCGGTACCGGCCTGGGGCGATCCTGAGCCGCAATTGCTGGTGGTCGGCCTGGCGCCGGGCCTGAAAGGCGCCAACCGCACCGGACGGCCCTTCACCGGCGACTATGCCGGCGACCTGCTCTACAGCACGCTGAAAAAATACGGCTTCTCGGAAGGCGAATTCCGCGCCGACCCGAATGACGGCCTGGTACTGCGCCGCGCCCGCATCTCGAATGCCGTGAAATGCGTGCCGCCGGAAAACAAGCCGACCCCGGCGGAAACCAAGATCTGCCGCAGCCATTTCCTGGCGCCGGAAATCGCCGCCATGAGCAAGCTGCGCGCCATCCTGGCGCTGGGCCAGATCGCCCATGTGGCGGTGCTGGATACGCTGAAGATGAAGCGGGCGGCGGCGCCCTTCGGGCATAACACCGCCTACCTGATGCCCAATGGCGCGACGCTGTTCTCCAGCTACCATTGCTCACGTTACAATACCAATACAGGCCGCCTCACCGAGGCCATGTTCCATGCGGTTTTCGACCGCATCGCCGCCCACCTCGGCTAG